GCGGAATGGATTTGGTTGAAGAACAAAAATTAAGCAGTTCGAATACGGAACAATGGACTTGTCCAATGCATCCGGAAATTATAAGAGATGAACCGGGAGCATGTCCGATTTGTGGGATGGATTTGGTGCCGATGGAACCTGATATTTCAGCGGAAGAGAAAACCTATAAAAAATTACTAAAAAAATTATGGATTGCCACAATTTTTACTTTCCCCATTTTTTTGATGGCAATGAGTGAAATGATTCCAAACAATCCATTGTATAATTTGATGGAGCAAAAATACTGGAACTGGGTCCAGTTTGCTTTGTCGATTCCAGTTGTATTTTATGCAACCTGGATGTTTTTTGAACGTGCCTATAAAAGCATCAAGACGTGGAATCTCAATATGTTTACACTGATTGGAATTGGAGCTGGAGCAGCTTTTCTGTTCAGTGTTTTTGGAATGTTTTTTCCCGATATTTTCCCGGAACAATTTAAATCGCATACCGGAGCAGTTCACGTTTATTTTGAGGCTGCCACGGTGATTTTGACTTTAGTTTTATTAGGACAAGTGTTGGAAGCCAGAGCGCACAGTAAAACAAATTCCGCGGTTAAAGAATTATTAAAACTCGCCCCAAACAGAGCTATCAGAGTTAAAAACGGCATTGAAGAAGAAGTAACAATCGAACAGATAGTGATCGGTGACATCCTGCGTGTAAAACCTGGCGAAAAAATTCCCGTGGATGGTGCCATTACAGAGGGTGAAACTTCGGTGGATGAATCGATGATCACCGGTGAACCAATTCCTGTAACCAAATCCATAGACGATAAAGTAAGCAGCGGAACCATTAACGGTAACCAATCCTTTTTAATGAAAGCCGAAAAAGTAGGATCAGATACGTTGCTCTCGCAAATTGTGGAAATGGTGAATAACGCCAGTCGCAGTCGTGCCCCAATCCAGAAATTAGCCGATACCGTTTCGGGTTATTTTGTGCCGATCGTGGTACTTGTTTCGATCATTACCTTTATAGTCTGGGCAGTTTTTGGGCCACAGCCAGTTTATGTTTATGCTTTCGTCAATGCGATTGCAGTGCTGATTATTGCCTGTCCATGTGCTTTAGGGTTAGCTACACCAATGTCTGTAATGGTCGGTGTTGGCAAAGGTGCTCAAAACGGAGTATTGATAAAAAACGCCGAGGCTTTAGAAAAAATGGATAAGGTCGACACTTTGATCATTGATAAAACAGGAACGATTACGGAAGGAAAACCAACCGTTGAAAAAATAGGAATTTTCGGAGATTCTTACACAGAAAAAGAAGTTTTACAGTTCATTGTTTCTTTAAATAAAATGAGCGA
This DNA window, taken from Kaistella carnis, encodes the following:
- a CDS encoding heavy metal translocating P-type ATPase; amino-acid sequence: MKHTYQISGMTCDGCRKHVEETLSKIEGVSKVSVDLAKQEAVIETDNHLQIEKYQEALEQDGGTYSIHNIGDLPKAEAETRKKEIKKVKGNGTFYCPMHCEGEKTYDKAGDCPVCGMDLVEEQKLSSSNTEQWTCPMHPEIIRDEPGACPICGMDLVPMEPDISAEEKTYKKLLKKLWIATIFTFPIFLMAMSEMIPNNPLYNLMEQKYWNWVQFALSIPVVFYATWMFFERAYKSIKTWNLNMFTLIGIGAGAAFLFSVFGMFFPDIFPEQFKSHTGAVHVYFEAATVILTLVLLGQVLEARAHSKTNSAVKELLKLAPNRAIRVKNGIEEEVTIEQIVIGDILRVKPGEKIPVDGAITEGETSVDESMITGEPIPVTKSIDDKVSSGTINGNQSFLMKAEKVGSDTLLSQIVEMVNNASRSRAPIQKLADTVSGYFVPIVVLVSIITFIVWAVFGPQPVYVYAFVNAIAVLIIACPCALGLATPMSVMVGVGKGAQNGVLIKNAEALEKMDKVDTLIIDKTGTITEGKPTVEKIGIFGDSYTEKEVLQFIVSLNKMSEHPLADATVKYGKEQNIEIINAENFSAVTGKGVEGKVNGKKVDLGNAKMMEYAQAEITSEMETEAQNFQKQGKTVSYLSVEGKVAGYVVIGDKIKPTSAKAIKELMEKGIDVIMLTGDNHDTAQAVAKELNLVHFKAGMLPENKLQEVEKLQKNGKIVAMAGDGINDAPALAKSDVGIAMGTGTDVAIESAMITLVQGDLHGIVKARNLSDAVMKNIKQNLFFALGYNILGIPIAAGVLFPVFGILLSPMIAALAMSFSSVSVIGNSLRLKNIKI